The window TCAAAATCGACATGGTAGCTACCAAAACAAAATCCAACGCCGTCATTTTAAAAGGAAGATGATCCAGGTAATAAACATCCCCTTGCAATTTAATCAGTTTATAGGTATCTGCTATCCAACAGATCAAAAAACCAAAAATGCATCCCAGGAGCGTTCCAACGAACCCAATGGTAAGTCCTTCTGTTACAAAAATTTTCATAATACTCTTCGAAGTAGCTCCCATAGATTTTAAGATAGCAATATCTTTATTTTTTTCCATAACCATCATAATGAGAGTACTGGCTATATTAAACGCTGCCACCAGGACGATCAAAACCAGGATAATGAACATGGCGATTTTCTCTAACTTAAGGGCCGAGAAAAGATTCCGATTCATTTCGGCCCAATCCCGGACCACATATCCGGCCCCCAGAACCTCCTGAATTTGATCTGCAATACGAGGAGCTTCGTAGATGTCACTGACTTTAATTTCCACACCGGTTACAGAATCCTTCATATTAAAGAACTTCTGGGCGGCTGTCAAGGAAATATAAACCAAACTTGAATCATACTCGAACATTCCCGAGTAAAAAATCCCAACCACACGAAATTTTTTTAATTTAGGAACAGGCCCTGAGGGGAGTTGGGTTCCGGTCGGAGAAACCACGGTAACATTATCTCCCACAATCACGCCTAATAACCTGGCCAGTTCAAGACCGATGATAATAGCGTCTCTTTTAGGTCCCGTTTCAGATTCTGGATTATCATACTGCTCCTTTAACAGACTCAGGGAGCCTTCGATCATATTTTTAGCCAGATCGGTTACACCAGATTCAGAATCTGGATCTATCCCCCGAATGACCACACCGGCTACATTGGTATCAGAATTGATCATAACCTGGCTGAAAATAAAAGGAGCGGCAGCCTTAACATCCGGTACTGTTTTTACTTTCTCGATAACCTCTGCATAGTTTTCCATGCCGGTATTGCTCCGCTTGAGAATCACCGCATGGGAGTTAGTCCCCAGGATCTTATTTCTCAAATCGTCCTCAAACCCGGTCATGACCGCCAAAACGATAATCAATGCCATAACCCCCAGCATAACGCCACCGATGGAAATGATGCTGGTCAGGGAAATAAACATTTGCTTCCGCCTGGCTTTTAAATAACGGATCCCGATGAACAGTTCATAAGAACCTGCCAGGATTCTCCTTTTCCTGGATTTTTTATATTTTTCTAATTTTTCTCGAAGTCTGGTATCGATGATCTGTTGCTGATTGTCCAAGATTTGTTGTTTGCCACCTCTTATCCCTTGCCCGCTGTAACCCGCTGATTGGTAGGATCAGGTTTCCTGCTTTAGCAAGGGGAAGAGAATAACCTCCCGGATAGAACCCGAATTGGTCAGTAACATGACCAGACGATCAACCCCTACGCCCTCTCCGGCGGTTGGGGGCATTCCGTATTCAAGGGCCCGGATATAATCTTCATCCATTCGATGGGCTTCCTCGTCTCCGGCCTCTCTCTCTCGAACCTGCCGTTCAAACCGTTCCCGCTGATCAATGGGGTCATTCAGCTCGGTAAATGCATTGGCCACTTCCTTCCCTGCGATAAATAGCTCAAACCGCTCCGCGACTTCCGGGTTATCTTCTTTAGCCTTGGATAAGGGTGAAACTTCTATAGGAAAATCGATGATAAAGGTAGGTTGAATCAACCTGGGCTGTACGACCACATCAAATATTTTCAGTAAGAGTTTGGCCGGGGTCATCTTTGTCGTGGGAATACCCAGTTTTTGGGCAATCTCTTTTATTTTTTCTTCATTTTCTAAATCTTGGATTGAAATTCCATCATAATGTTGAGCGATGGCTTCTTTAAGGGATAACACGGTCCATGGGGGAGAGAGGTTAATGGGTTGACCCTGGTAAACCAACTGGTTAGAACCTAAAACCTTTTCCGCTACATAGTTCAACATCTCCTCTGAAAATTTCATGAGATCTCGATAGTCTGCATAGGCCATATAAAACTCCAGCATGGTAAACTCGGGGTTATGTTCGGTAGAAATGCCCTCGTTACGAAAGTTACGGTTGATTTCATAAACCCTCTCAAAACCTCCTACAACCAACCGTTTTAAGTAGAGTTCTGGCGCAATACGGAGATAAAGATCCATGTTTAGGGCATTATGATGGGTTACAAAAGGCCGGGCTGCAGCCCCTCCGGCAATGGGATGCATCATGGGGGTTTCTACTTCCAAAAATCCCCTCTCATTCAGAAAGGTCCGTAGGGCTTGAATAATCGCAGTTCGTTTTTTAAAAATTTCCCGGACTTCCGGATTGGCAATTAAATCCACATACCGTTGCCGATATCTTAGCTCTACATCTCTCAATCCATGCCACTTCTCGGGAAGGGGGCGAAGGGATTTAGAAAGAAGTTTCACTTCCGAAACCAGGATGGTCAGCTCTCCGGTTTTGGTACGAAAAAGGGTTCCTCGAACTCCAATAAAATCTCCGATATCGAAGGTAGTAAAGCGCTCGTAAGCTTCTGGACCTATCCTGTCGGTACGAACATAAATCTGGATCTGGGCCTCTCCACTTCGGATATGGGCAAAGGTGTTCTTTCCATGGATTCGTAAAGACATGATCCGCCCGGCGGTAATGATCTCCGGAATGGATTCCAGTTCACTTCCAGAGAGATTTCCATAACTTTGGACAATTTGAGAAACCCAATGGGAGATAGTAAATTTGTTTACATAGGGATTAATTCCCGATGCTCTTAACTCTTCTAGCTTTTTCCGCCGTTGTAAAATCTGATCGCTAACCTCAGACATTTTCAAAAACAATGACCAATGTCCAATGATCCATTAGCCGATTTCGTCATTGTTCATGATTCATTGCTAATTGTTCAATAGATAAGCCTTAATAAACTCATCGATTTCCCCATCCAGGACCCCTTGCACATTGCTTGTTTCCAGATTGGTTCGATGGTCCTTTACCAGTTGATAAGGATGAAGCACATAGGAGCGAATCTGGCTCCCCCAGGCTATTTTTTTCTTTTCACCCTGAATCTTTTCCAGTTCTTCTTTTCGTTCTTGTTCATAGATTTCATATAGACGGGCCTTTAAAATTTTCATGGCCATCTCTCGATTTCTATGCTGGGATCTTTCATTCTGACATTGGACCACAATACCTGTCGGAAGATGCGTAATGCGAACCGCCGAATCTGTCACATTCACATGCTGTCCCCCCGCTCCACTGGATCGATACGTGTCTATGCGAAGATCTTCCTCCCTAATATTTAAGTTAATGGTTTCATCTATCTCAGGAAATACAAATACAGAGGCAAAGGAAGTATGTCTACGATGATTGGCATCAAAAGGAGAGAGGCGAATGAGGCGATGAACTCCACTCTCGGACTTGAGATATCCATAGGCGTAGTCTCCATTAACCGTGATGGTTGCATTCTTGATTCCGGCTTCTTCACCCG is drawn from Candidatus Limnocylindrales bacterium and contains these coding sequences:
- a CDS encoding lipoprotein-releasing ABC transporter permease subunit translates to MDNQQQIIDTRLREKLEKYKKSRKRRILAGSYELFIGIRYLKARRKQMFISLTSIISIGGVMLGVMALIIVLAVMTGFEDDLRNKILGTNSHAVILKRSNTGMENYAEVIEKVKTVPDVKAAAPFIFSQVMINSDTNVAGVVIRGIDPDSESGVTDLAKNMIEGSLSLLKEQYDNPESETGPKRDAIIIGLELARLLGVIVGDNVTVVSPTGTQLPSGPVPKLKKFRVVGIFYSGMFEYDSSLVYISLTAAQKFFNMKDSVTGVEIKVSDIYEAPRIADQIQEVLGAGYVVRDWAEMNRNLFSALKLEKIAMFIILVLIVLVAAFNIASTLIMMVMEKNKDIAILKSMGATSKSIMKIFVTEGLTIGFVGTLLGCIFGFLICWIADTYKLIKLQGDVYYLDHLPFKMTALDFVLVATMSILICLLATVYPAWQASKLDPVVALRYE
- the lysS gene encoding lysine--tRNA ligase; this encodes MSEVSDQILQRRKKLEELRASGINPYVNKFTISHWVSQIVQSYGNLSGSELESIPEIITAGRIMSLRIHGKNTFAHIRSGEAQIQIYVRTDRIGPEAYERFTTFDIGDFIGVRGTLFRTKTGELTILVSEVKLLSKSLRPLPEKWHGLRDVELRYRQRYVDLIANPEVREIFKKRTAIIQALRTFLNERGFLEVETPMMHPIAGGAAARPFVTHHNALNMDLYLRIAPELYLKRLVVGGFERVYEINRNFRNEGISTEHNPEFTMLEFYMAYADYRDLMKFSEEMLNYVAEKVLGSNQLVYQGQPINLSPPWTVLSLKEAIAQHYDGISIQDLENEEKIKEIAQKLGIPTTKMTPAKLLLKIFDVVVQPRLIQPTFIIDFPIEVSPLSKAKEDNPEVAERFELFIAGKEVANAFTELNDPIDQRERFERQVREREAGDEEAHRMDEDYIRALEYGMPPTAGEGVGVDRLVMLLTNSGSIREVILFPLLKQET
- the prfB gene encoding peptide chain release factor 2 produces the protein MSGKERQIAELEKKMIESGFWDDNEKAQKVLQEHKSLQKTLETWKELVQQRDDLEVLLELAEEDTSILPEIEERLNTLARELSAIEFQQMFSGEHDKSNAILSINSGAGGTESQDWAQILMRMYLRWCERKGFEAKIVDILPGEEAGIKNATITVNGDYAYGYLKSESGVHRLIRLSPFDANHRRHTSFASVFVFPEIDETINLNIREEDLRIDTYRSSGAGGQHVNVTDSAVRITHLPTGIVVQCQNERSQHRNREMAMKILKARLYEIYEQERKEELEKIQGEKKKIAWGSQIRSYVLHPYQLVKDHRTNLETSNVQGVLDGEIDEFIKAYLLNN